The following coding sequences are from one Bradyrhizobium sp. WSM471 window:
- a CDS encoding PilZ domain-containing protein, producing MLLRFGGKVSVEWTGFDRRRVTRKTVDQTVMLSLSGGATVTRCAMRDLSVFGAGLLLENAPIPSTILHLSFDHFRTGFACRLIWRRDAFVGVAFVH from the coding sequence ATGCTGCTGAGGTTCGGAGGCAAAGTGTCTGTTGAATGGACGGGCTTTGATCGGCGACGCGTCACACGCAAAACGGTCGACCAGACAGTCATGCTCTCGCTCTCAGGCGGAGCGACAGTCACGCGCTGCGCAATGCGTGACCTCTCAGTTTTTGGGGCCGGCCTACTGCTAGAAAATGCTCCGATCCCGTCGACTATCCTCCACCTATCGTTTGACCATTTTCGAACAGGCTTCGCCTGCCGCCTCATATGGCGTCGCGATGCTTTCGTCGGGGTGGCGTTTGTCCATTAG
- a CDS encoding VanZ family protein has product MNRQFTIVTGLGLALATYAAVAALKGWPVIGGHHHGDRVMLIERFCVWALFGSALSLLLPGRLLIVCGFLIVTSLAIELSQIVRPDRYPSLFSAALKILSGIVGAAVAQIVLMFLPRPP; this is encoded by the coding sequence TTGAACCGCCAATTCACGATTGTGACCGGACTGGGCCTTGCTCTGGCAACGTACGCAGCGGTGGCAGCGCTGAAAGGCTGGCCGGTCATCGGCGGGCACCATCACGGCGATCGCGTGATGCTCATTGAGCGATTTTGCGTGTGGGCTCTTTTTGGATCTGCGCTATCGCTCCTTTTACCGGGCAGGCTGCTGATCGTTTGCGGCTTCCTCATAGTGACTTCACTCGCAATAGAACTGTCGCAAATCGTTCGCCCTGACCGCTATCCCAGCCTCTTCAGCGCTGCGCTGAAAATCCTAAGCGGCATCGTGGGTGCAGCGGTCGCACAAATCGTTCTCATGTTCTTGCCTCGTCCTCCATAG